A window of the Desulfovibrio sp. Fe33 genome harbors these coding sequences:
- a CDS encoding Crp/Fnr family transcriptional regulator, translating into MQPLDLKNEISAFPIFAKLDESQLDRLAAHAEVLRFPKKSLFFSEDNSAQGLHVLLSGQVKLFKLAEDGKEQTIFVFGPGEPFCLCSSFSDGKLPANLGALEDSRVLFIRPPEFERLVREDPTILLTMMRVMSRRLKEAMDMIDSLSLKQVPSRLMAYFESRHRNGRVSLDLSHRELAKIIGITPEALSRTLRKMADNGDIRMDGAEIILPQAE; encoded by the coding sequence ATGCAGCCACTCGACCTCAAGAACGAAATCAGCGCTTTCCCGATCTTCGCCAAACTCGACGAGTCCCAGCTCGACCGGCTGGCCGCCCACGCCGAAGTCCTGCGTTTTCCCAAGAAGTCCCTGTTCTTCAGCGAGGACAACTCCGCTCAGGGGCTGCACGTGCTCCTGTCCGGCCAGGTCAAGCTCTTCAAGCTCGCCGAAGACGGCAAGGAGCAGACCATATTCGTGTTCGGGCCGGGCGAACCGTTCTGCCTCTGCTCCTCCTTCTCCGACGGCAAACTGCCCGCCAACCTCGGCGCACTCGAAGACAGCCGGGTCCTTTTCATCCGACCTCCCGAATTCGAACGGCTCGTCCGCGAAGATCCGACCATCCTCCTGACCATGATGCGGGTCATGTCCCGACGACTCAAAGAAGCCATGGACATGATCGACTCCCTGTCCCTCAAGCAGGTCCCGTCCCGACTCATGGCCTACTTCGAAAGCCGGCACCGCAACGGCCGCGTCTCCCTTGATCTTTCCCACCGCGAACTCGCCAAAATCATCGGCATCACCCCCGAAGCCCTGTCACGCACCCTGCGCAAAATGGCCGACAACGGCGACATCCGCATGGACGGAGCCGAAATCATCCTGCCGCAAGCCGAATAA